The proteins below are encoded in one region of Methanofollis aquaemaris:
- a CDS encoding SDR family NAD(P)-dependent oxidoreductase, translating to MDEYYTGKIAIVTGANSGIGYAVSEELLKRGATVYMAGRNPEKIARAADQLSAYGDRVRTLVMDVTKQEQVQKGIEGTAAEAGRLDFLFNNAGVGGTLPFEQATLEDWKTIIDTNLWSVIYGVHAAVPIMLGQGSGHIVNTSSIAGIIPPPFQALYSLTKYGVTGMTECLKYEFAEKGLHFSTICPANIATAIFNKSIDGKAHGDLRVPDDAYPVEKAAAFILDRVAEQKGIIVVPEDPYTDLWKEYILGDREAEERLFQMARERREAFEKKGTYF from the coding sequence ATGGATGAGTATTACACGGGAAAGATCGCTATCGTCACCGGGGCGAACTCCGGGATCGGGTATGCGGTGAGCGAGGAACTGCTGAAGAGGGGGGCGACCGTCTACATGGCCGGGCGCAACCCGGAGAAGATCGCACGGGCGGCGGATCAACTCTCGGCGTACGGGGACCGCGTCCGCACGCTCGTCATGGACGTGACGAAGCAGGAGCAGGTGCAGAAGGGCATCGAGGGGACGGCAGCGGAGGCCGGAAGACTGGACTTCTTGTTCAACAACGCCGGGGTGGGCGGCACCCTCCCCTTCGAGCAGGCCACCCTGGAGGACTGGAAGACGATCATCGATACCAATCTCTGGAGCGTCATCTACGGGGTGCATGCTGCGGTGCCGATCATGCTCGGGCAGGGGTCGGGCCATATCGTGAACACCAGTTCGATCGCAGGCATCATCCCGCCTCCGTTCCAGGCGCTCTACTCTCTCACGAAATATGGGGTGACCGGCATGACCGAGTGCCTGAAGTACGAGTTTGCAGAGAAGGGGCTCCACTTCTCGACCATCTGTCCGGCCAATATCGCGACCGCGATCTTCAACAAGAGCATCGACGGCAAGGCCCACGGCGACCTGCGGGTTCCGGACGATGCCTATCCTGTCGAGAAAGCGGCGGCTTTCATCCTGGACAGGGTGGCGGAGCAGAAGGGGATCATCGTCGTGCCCGAGGATCCGTATACTGATCTCTGGAAGGAGTATATCCTCGGCGACCGGGAAGCAGAAGAGCGGTTGTTCCAGATGGCGCGTGAGCGGCGGGAGGCGTTTGAGAAGAAGGGGACGTATTTTTGA